One genomic region from Bubalus bubalis isolate 160015118507 breed Murrah chromosome 12, NDDB_SH_1, whole genome shotgun sequence encodes:
- the MOB1A gene encoding MOB kinase activator 1A isoform X1, which yields MSFLFSSRSSKTFKPKKNIPEGSHQYELLKHAEATLGSGNLRQAVMLPEGEDLNEWIAVNTVDFFNQINMLYGTITEFCTEASCPVMSAGPRYEYHWADGTNIKKPIKCSAPKYIDYLMTWVQDQLDDETLFPSKIGVPFPKNFMSVAKTILKRLFRVYAHIYHQHFDSVMQLQEEAHLNTSFKHFIFFVQEFNLIDRRELAPLQELIEKLGSKDR from the exons ATGAGCTTCCTCTT TAGTAGCCGCTCTTCTAAAACATTCAAACCAAAGAAGAATATCCCTGAAGGATCTCATCAGTATGAACTCTTAAAACATGCAGAAGCAACTCTAGGAAGTGGGAATTTGAGACAAGCTGTTATGTTGCCAGAGGGAGAGGACCTCAATGAATGGATTGCTGTTAACA CTGTGGATTTCTTCAACCAGATCAACATGTTATATGGAACTATCACAGAATTCTGCACTGAAGCAAGCTGTCCAGTAATGTCTGCAGGTCCAAG ATATGAATATCATTGGGCAGATGGTACTAATATTAAAAAGCCAATCAAATGTTCTGCACCAAAATACATTGACTATTTGATGACTTGGGTTCAGGATCAACTTGATGATGAAactctttttccttctaaaattg gtGTCCCGTTTCCTAAAAACTTTATGTCTGTGGCAAAGACCATTCTAAAGCGTTTGTTCAGGGTTTATGCCCATATTTATCACCAGCACTTTGATTCTGTAATGCAGCTTCAGGAGGAAGCCCACCTCAACACCTCCTTTAAGCACTTTATTTTCTTCGTTCAG gaGTTTAATCTGATTGATAGGCGTGAGTTGGCACCTCTTCAGGAATTAATTGAGAAGCTTGGATCAAAAGACAGATAA
- the MOB1A gene encoding MOB kinase activator 1A isoform X2: MSFLFSSRSSKTFKPKKNIPEGSHQYELLKHAEATLGSGNLRQAVMLPEGEDLNEWIAVNTVDFFNQINMLYGTITEFCTEASCPVMSAGPRYEYHWADGTNIKKPIKCSAPKYIDYLMTWVQDQLDDETLFPSKIGV, from the exons ATGAGCTTCCTCTT TAGTAGCCGCTCTTCTAAAACATTCAAACCAAAGAAGAATATCCCTGAAGGATCTCATCAGTATGAACTCTTAAAACATGCAGAAGCAACTCTAGGAAGTGGGAATTTGAGACAAGCTGTTATGTTGCCAGAGGGAGAGGACCTCAATGAATGGATTGCTGTTAACA CTGTGGATTTCTTCAACCAGATCAACATGTTATATGGAACTATCACAGAATTCTGCACTGAAGCAAGCTGTCCAGTAATGTCTGCAGGTCCAAG ATATGAATATCATTGGGCAGATGGTACTAATATTAAAAAGCCAATCAAATGTTCTGCACCAAAATACATTGACTATTTGATGACTTGGGTTCAGGATCAACTTGATGATGAAactctttttccttctaaaattg gaGTTTAA